CCACGACGAGCAGCGATGCGGGCGCGGTGCGGGCGCTGTGGTCGACGGCGCTGCCGGCAGGGCGGTCGACGGTGTGGTCGTGGTCCTCCATGTCCCTCATGGGGTCAGCCTGTTGGGGCGCCGGGGGCGTCGCAAGGCCAAGCCGTGGCGTGAACTGGACATGGCACTTACGCGCCATTCAAAAACTTGGTAGATTCAAATCATTGGTTAGTACGGGTGAGTGATGTGCTTGGAGGGTGACCGCTGTGTGCAGGATTCTCGGCTCCTTCGCCGCCGGAGCGGCGGCCCACGCCGACCGCCCCGACCCGGCGCAACTCGCCGCCGTGTCGGCCCGTCAGCGCCACGGCGGCCCCGACGAGCACGCCGTGCTCACCGGACCCGGCTGGTCCCTCGGCTGCGACCGGCTCGCCGTCACCGACCCCTGCGGCGGGCAGCAGCCCTACCGGCTGCCCCACCTCCCCGGCGTCCTCGCCGTCCTCAACGGCGAGATCTACAACCACGCCGAGCTGCGCCGCGCCCTGGCCGCCCGCGGCCACCGGTTCCCCGACCGCTGCGACGGCACGCTGCTGCCCGCGCTCTACGCCGAGTACGGACCCGCCTTCGCCGAACGCCTCGACGGCATGTTCGCCGTCGCGGTCCTCGACCTGCGCCCCGGCAGCCCCCGACTCGTGCTCGCCGTCGACGACATGGGGATGAAGCCGATCCACCTCCACCACGACCCGTACGACGGCTCCACCCGGTTCGCCTCCGAGATCCCCGCGCTCCTCGCCTTCGAAGGGGTCCGGATCTCCCCGCGCGAGGACTCCCTCGACACGGTCCTCGCCACCCGTACGTCCTTCTCCACGCACACCGCGCTGGACGGCGTCAGCGTCCTGCCGCCCGGGGCCACCGCCCTCGTCCGGCCCGGCGCCGCCCCCGTCGTCCGCCGGCGCGGCCCGCACCGGAGCACCCCCGTCGGCGACACCCAGGACGTCCTGCGGCACGAGGTACGGCGGCTCGCCGAGGCCGAGGTCCCCGTCTGCGCCATCACCAGCGGCGGCCTCGACTCCGGACTCGTCACCGCGCTCGCCGCAGAACACGCCCGCGAGACCGACGCGCCGCCGCTGCACACCTTCCACCTCACCTACCGGGGACGGTGGCCCGACTCCGAGGCGGCGTACGCCCGTTCCGTCGCACGCCGGACCCGGACCGTGCACCACGAGGTCGCCGTCGACCCCGACGAGATCGGCTCCCTCCTCACCCGGACCGTCCGCCACCTCGGCCAGCCCAACGCCGACCCCATCACCCTCTCCACGTACGCGCTGTTCCGCGCCGTCCGCGAGAACGGCTTCACCGTCGCCCTCACCGGCGACGGCGCCGACGAAATCTTCGGCGGGTACGACCGGATGCGCGCGGCACTCGCGGCGCCGGCCGGCGCAGACTGGGCGGGGGCGTACGCGGACGCGCTCTCGGCGGCGCCGCGCCTGCTCCGGGAGCACCTGTACACCGCCGACTACCGTGCGCACATCGCCGATCAGGGCTCTGCGGCCGACCGCATCGAGCAGGAGCTGCGCTCGGCGGAGGCGGTCGGCGAGGACCGGCTCACCGCGATGACGGCCTTCGAGACCCGCTGGCGGCTTCCCGCGTACCACCTGCGGCGCGTGGACCACCTGTCGATGGCGTGGGCGGTCGAGGCGCGGATGCCGTTCTGCCAGCCGTCGGTGGTGACGCACGCGCGAGCCCTGCCCACGGCCGCGCGGACGGGGAAACGGGCGCTGTACGAGGCGGGGGCGGAACTGCTGCCCTCGGCGGTCCTGCGCCGCCCCAAGCAGCCCTTCACCCTGCCGCTCTCGGCGATGCTCGCACCGGGCAGCCCGCTCCTGGAGACGGTCCGGGAACTACTGTCCCCCGCCCGGCTGGTCCTGGGCGGGAAGGTCCGCGCGGACCGCGTGCGGAAACTCCTCACCCGCCACTGCGAACGCCCGTCCCCGAGCGACGCCCAGGCGCTGTGGGCCCTGGCGGTCCACGAACTGTGGACGGACGTCGTCCAGGGCATGCGCATCCCGGTCGGCTGTGCGGCCTGATCCTCCGGGACCTCCCCGCCCCGGACCCGCGCGGGGCGGCCCCGCCCGTGCCACCGTCGTCCGGGCGCACGACGCCCCCGGGCCCACCCTCGTCCTCCGGCTCGACCAGCTCCCCCTCGGGGCGCTCGCCCTCGGCGGGGAGCTGGCGCGGCTGCGCCACGCGCTCGCCGGCACGGCCCACGCGGGGATCGCCAAGATCGCCCTCTACGGGCCGACGGGCCGCGGCCGCCTCGACTACCGCTTCGTCCAGGCCCTCCCCGCCGGCGGATTCGACTTCCGGGCGGGCTGCGGCCACTCCCTCCTCGCCTGCGTGGTCGCCGACGCCCGCCCCGGACCCGTCACCGTCCGCGCCGTGACCACCGGCGACACCGTCCTGTGTGAGCGCGAGCCGGAAGGGGACGCGTACGTCCTCAGCTTCCTCCGCGCCCCGGCCGCCCCCGGCACCCTCCCCACCGGCCGTCCCGTCGACGTCCTCGACGGGGTTCCCGTCTCGCTCGTCCGGTACGGCAACCCGTACGTCTTCGTCGACGCCCGGCATCTTCCCGAGCGGGGAGTCCGGGAGCGGCTCGAAGAGCTCCGCGGCCGCGCCGCCCGGCTCCTCGGCCATCCGCCCCACTCCGCCCTCCCCAAGATCGCCGCCTTCACGGCGGGCCCGGCCGGGATCGCCGTCCGGGCGCTCACCGTCGGCGGCTGGCACCCCCGGCTCGCGCTCACCGGCGCCGCCGCCCTCGCCGCCGCCGGCGCGCTCGACGGGACGGTCGTGCCGCCCGTGGACGGCGAGGTACGCACCCCCGGCGGTACCGTCACCGTCTCCACCGCGCCCGACCGCGTCCGCGTCCACCACAAGCGCGCCGAACTGCTCGAACGGCTCGTGCTGCCGTGGCGTGTCCACGCAACGGCGTGAACGCGCACCCTTCTCACCAGGCCCGGCGTCCCTTTCCTCTGCCACGCTGAAATGGACCGGCAATCGGTATCCGTGGGGAGAGCAGACACACATGAAATTCGAGAATCTGCGTGTCGTCGTGACCGGAGCGTCCCGCTATTTCGGTCGCGCGCTCGCCGTCGGATTCGCGCATCTCGGCGCCGAGGTCTACGTCTCGGCGCGGACCGTCGAGGCCGCCG
This sequence is a window from Streptomyces sp. NBC_00691. Protein-coding genes within it:
- the asnB gene encoding asparagine synthase (glutamine-hydrolyzing); this encodes MCRILGSFAAGAAAHADRPDPAQLAAVSARQRHGGPDEHAVLTGPGWSLGCDRLAVTDPCGGQQPYRLPHLPGVLAVLNGEIYNHAELRRALAARGHRFPDRCDGTLLPALYAEYGPAFAERLDGMFAVAVLDLRPGSPRLVLAVDDMGMKPIHLHHDPYDGSTRFASEIPALLAFEGVRISPREDSLDTVLATRTSFSTHTALDGVSVLPPGATALVRPGAAPVVRRRGPHRSTPVGDTQDVLRHEVRRLAEAEVPVCAITSGGLDSGLVTALAAEHARETDAPPLHTFHLTYRGRWPDSEAAYARSVARRTRTVHHEVAVDPDEIGSLLTRTVRHLGQPNADPITLSTYALFRAVRENGFTVALTGDGADEIFGGYDRMRAALAAPAGADWAGAYADALSAAPRLLREHLYTADYRAHIADQGSAADRIEQELRSAEAVGEDRLTAMTAFETRWRLPAYHLRRVDHLSMAWAVEARMPFCQPSVVTHARALPTAARTGKRALYEAGAELLPSAVLRRPKQPFTLPLSAMLAPGSPLLETVRELLSPARLVLGGKVRADRVRKLLTRHCERPSPSDAQALWALAVHELWTDVVQGMRIPVGCAA